Proteins found in one bacterium genomic segment:
- the rpoZ gene encoding DNA-directed RNA polymerase subunit omega — protein MRQRPIEELLVKISPRFAMVNALAARAEQLIRGDLPAVETNTRNPVLVAMEELALGRLHVNTGRAGVASKKGTELREAPATDDQDAESVHAEDALVSSR, from the coding sequence ATGCGCCAGCGTCCTATTGAGGAACTTCTTGTGAAAATCAGCCCACGGTTCGCGATGGTGAATGCCTTGGCCGCTCGGGCCGAGCAGCTGATTAGGGGAGACCTTCCTGCGGTCGAGACGAACACGCGCAATCCTGTGCTCGTTGCGATGGAAGAGCTTGCGCTGGGACGATTGCACGTGAACACTGGACGAGCGGGCGTGGCGTCGAAGAAGGGGACGGAACTGAGGGAAGCCCCAGCGACTGATGATCAAGACGCGGAAAGCGTGCACGCCGAGGATGCCCTCGTATCGAGTCGGTGA
- a CDS encoding GGDEF domain-containing protein, which yields MTLDLTSDINRSYARAMNYRTIDLFMIKILWWHFGFTVLMAFTNSYLRLSAWLPSPFSWRILSSTEALTASMIGFLAAAVPTVVWDRLRNHYAWRLIMNAALTVYSYLFVFMSGGSIEMHFHFFMVMALVTVYSDWRLGWFVLVLTALHHGILNYVAPNWVYVYGRNDVAVLAHGLPVLATAIFTTLLCNSHRRSVATSEEARRALQQEMEERVRAQEAATTDALTGLANRRGLLDRLHSELQRSARSNSPLCVVSIDLDGFKAINDAYGHAIGDQVLSSVGDILRGYLRQTDVAARYGGDEFVLLLCNTTPVKATVMLSRLATFDLAPTDVDHGGHLDVQFSWGIASWPEDGDIADQLLQTADHRLYEMKRRPRSSAKTIS from the coding sequence ATGACCCTAGACTTGACCTCCGACATTAATCGCAGCTACGCTCGGGCGATGAACTATCGCACCATCGATCTGTTCATGATCAAGATTCTGTGGTGGCACTTCGGATTCACAGTCCTGATGGCGTTCACCAACTCGTATCTCAGGCTCAGCGCTTGGCTGCCCTCACCGTTCTCCTGGCGCATCCTCAGTTCCACTGAAGCCTTGACGGCGTCAATGATCGGGTTTCTCGCAGCCGCGGTTCCCACGGTCGTCTGGGATAGGCTTCGCAACCACTATGCGTGGCGGCTCATCATGAACGCTGCTCTCACCGTATATTCGTACTTGTTTGTGTTCATGAGCGGAGGATCCATCGAGATGCACTTCCATTTCTTCATGGTAATGGCGTTGGTCACGGTCTATTCCGATTGGCGGTTGGGATGGTTCGTGCTTGTGCTGACGGCTCTCCATCATGGGATTCTGAACTACGTGGCACCCAACTGGGTGTACGTGTACGGCCGTAATGACGTCGCGGTGCTCGCCCACGGCCTCCCAGTTCTTGCTACCGCGATATTCACAACACTCCTCTGTAACAGCCACCGGCGGTCTGTTGCCACGTCCGAAGAGGCGCGTCGAGCGTTGCAGCAGGAAATGGAAGAACGCGTGCGTGCCCAGGAGGCGGCAACGACCGATGCGTTGACCGGCCTGGCAAACCGGCGGGGGCTGCTGGATCGGCTGCACAGCGAACTCCAGCGTTCGGCTCGGTCGAACAGCCCCCTTTGCGTAGTGAGCATAGATCTCGACGGATTCAAGGCCATTAACGACGCCTATGGCCACGCGATTGGGGATCAAGTGTTGTCGAGTGTCGGCGACATTCTGCGCGGCTATCTTCGGCAGACGGACGTGGCCGCGCGCTACGGTGGCGATGAGTTCGTGTTGTTGCTCTGCAACACCACGCCCGTCAAGGCGACGGTCATGCTGAGTCGCCTCGCGACGTTCGACCTGGCTCCAACGGACGTCGATCATGGCGGGCATCTCGACGTTCAGTTCAGCTGGGGAATCGCATCGTGGCCAGAGGACGGCGATATTGCAGACCAGCTGCTTCAAACGGCTGACCACCGACTGTATGAGATGAAGCGGCGACCACGCTCGTCGGCGAAGACCATATCGTAG
- a CDS encoding SPFH domain-containing protein, which produces MHTGLGILVAVAVIVVLVLRASIKIAREYQRYVVFRLGRSLGQKGPGVVFLFPITDRAVLVDLREAFLEIPAQTCITRDNAPISIDFLIYWKVFDAALTVIQVGNFAGAAQGIATTGLRAVIGNLSLDDVLAKRDQINQEMRAKLDDVTERWGVKVTTVEIREVTPPKDVQDAMTRQMSAERTRRALVTEADGTKQAAITIAEGEKQAAILRAEGERQAAILRAEGFSLALDKIFTVAHTVDANTMGLQYLDTLRSLGASPAAKFIFPMEFTRLLEPMFGHKPDAP; this is translated from the coding sequence ATACACACAGGCCTCGGGATTCTCGTTGCGGTCGCCGTGATCGTCGTCCTCGTGCTGCGCGCTTCGATCAAGATCGCTCGAGAGTATCAGCGGTATGTCGTATTCCGTCTGGGGCGGAGCCTAGGTCAGAAGGGTCCGGGTGTAGTGTTTCTCTTTCCCATCACCGACCGGGCGGTCCTCGTTGACTTGCGGGAGGCCTTCCTCGAGATCCCCGCACAAACATGCATCACGCGCGATAACGCCCCCATATCCATCGATTTTCTAATCTACTGGAAGGTGTTTGATGCGGCGCTGACGGTCATCCAGGTCGGCAACTTCGCGGGCGCTGCCCAAGGAATCGCCACGACAGGACTCCGGGCCGTGATCGGCAACCTCAGCCTCGACGACGTCCTCGCCAAGCGGGACCAAATCAACCAGGAGATGCGGGCGAAACTAGACGACGTGACCGAGCGGTGGGGAGTGAAGGTCACGACGGTGGAGATCCGCGAGGTCACTCCGCCCAAAGACGTCCAAGACGCGATGACCCGCCAGATGTCGGCTGAGCGAACTCGCCGCGCGCTCGTGACCGAGGCCGACGGGACCAAGCAGGCGGCCATCACAATTGCTGAAGGTGAGAAGCAGGCGGCGATCTTGCGGGCGGAGGGCGAACGGCAGGCGGCGATTCTCCGAGCCGAGGGGTTCTCGTTGGCGCTCGACAAAATCTTCACGGTCGCTCACACCGTAGATGCCAACACGATGGGACTGCAATACCTCGACACCCTCAGGTCGCTCGGAGCCAGTCCGGCGGCTAAATTCATCTTTCCAATGGAATTCACCCGATTGTTGGAACCGATGTTCGGCCACAAGCCAGACGCGCCCTAA